TTTCTGCAATCTCATCTTGTCTATAACCTGTTAACATCTCCCATTTCGATTCATCAGCAGGTTCGAATATATCTAAGTATTGTTGTAACACTTCTGGTGAATCAACCGCAGGATCAACTGTAAATGAAACGATTTTATAATCTTCAACATTTTCTTTAATGAGTTCATCTTGAAGTTTGGTCATATTCACCATCATCGGTCCACAAACAGTCGCACAATTTGTAAAGACAAACTGCCCTAACCACACTTCACCTTTTAAATCTTCTAGCGATACTTCCTCATGATGTTGGTTGGTAAAAGTAAATGGCTCGATTTTTAATTTATAATCGGCTTTAAATCCATTACTTGAACACGCACTTAAGAAAAGTGCGAAAATGAGTACAAGAGGTACCTTAAAAATATTACGCATTAACTTCTCCCTCACTAATAAATGATGACTCCATCATAGCGTAACAACGTTTCATGAACAAGCGAAGGACTACGTATGGTATGGCAAAGCCCGACGAATATGTGAAGTTTTTGAACATCCTTTTCAAATTTTTCACTTCCATAAGTGGATGTGCTGACAAACTTGTGAGTGAGCTTCTTTCGGCAGAAGTTTTTGACTTACGAATAAACTTTCCATCTTTTGTCATGTCCACATGAAAAAAACTTGTTCAAACCCATGTTTAAAATCGATGGTTGACATGAAACTCACCTCCCTTTTCGCTTTTATATAGAAGGAAAAAGAGAATACGGATTCATTGTCCGTGAATTTTTTCAATTTTTCTCTTATAATATTAACTAGTATAGAAGAGGTGAATTAAATTGCTTGACGGTTGGTTTCTTTGGTTTATCTTATTTTGGGTCGTTGTACTGGTAGGTCTGTTTGCAATTGGCGGCTTTTTTATGTTCCGCAAGTTTTTAAAATTGTTTCCGAAAGAAGACGGGAAATCGATCATTGACTGGGAAGAATATTATGTAAATGAATCGCTCCATCTTTGGGACGACCAAGCAAAAGCGTTATTAGAAGAACTATGTAGCCCTGTTCCTGAATTATTCCGCCCTGTTGCCAAACAAAAAATAGGCGCAAAGATTGGACAGTTAGCGCTCGAGGAAAAATTAGATAAGGTAGATTTAGATGTAATCATTCGTGGATATATCATCGCAACACCTAAACGTGACCATAGGTTTCTCCGCAAAAAGCTTGCGGAAATGGAAATAGATGTTGAACCATATGAAGAGTTCTTTTTATTAAGTGCGAAGTAGCTGAAAAAATGGCGTCGCAAAGCTACTTAAAAACAAATAAACTCCAACGCTATTAGACTGCGTTGGAGTTTTTGTGTCTTTCAAAAACTATGATAAATCAAAGAGTGTCCGAACGTATGATAACGCTAGGACAACTCTTCTTTAAACTGAAGTGTATTTTCAATCTTTTTAAAATTTATTAGCATCGATATTCGCCACGGAACAATCATACCAAAAGCAAGAATCCAAAACATACCACCTAATTCACCGATATCTACTGTATTACTTAAAACCAACTTTCCAATAAGACGGATCAGTAATAAGCCAAAAAGGATGAATGCAAACGCTTTAGATTTTTTAATGAATACTTCCTCTTCGCGCACTTCAAAATTTGTCGTTTTTATTAATATTAGTGAAAACAACACCCCAACGATAAGCGCTTCAATAATTTGTAAAGGGGCTACTCGAAATTCTTCAAAAATAAACATCAGTGCGCCTGTCGACATAAAAACAGGCGGCAAAATTATTTTCTTCACGGAAACTGGCTGTTTTGCAGATTTCGAGCGTACAATAATTGCCAGTATCCCCATAAAAAGGGCCATTACCGTAGTACCAATTATTAATAAGGCTGGAGGAATAGAGATGAAAATCGCCTCAATCACGATGCTCACTCCCACCAATTAATTCTTGCAAACGGTATTGAAGATCCTTCATACGTACAAATCTAGCGAACCGGGCATATTCTTTTCCTTGATGATATAAAAGAACGACCGGGGCTGTAAACAAAGAAAGTTGACCAGCCATTTCAGGCACTTCTGAAACGTTGAGCATGTAGAATGGCAGTGAATTGTTTTCTTCCAGCGCTTCTACTTGTGGTAATAGCCCATCACAAACAGAGCAGTTATTCGTCTTAACAAATAACAATACACTTTCGTGCTCATTTATTTTTAGTTGCCATTCTTCGTATGACTGAATGAACTCCATTTTTAATTCCTCCTAAATGGCATTTACCTATGCTCTATCCTATGCTTATATTCTTGGGATACCTAGGACTAAGTTAAAAACCTTGGAAATCCCCAAAGAATGGACTCAGCCAGTTAATGATATACGTCATGCCGTCAAAGAATAGTAGGATTCCAAAGGCAATCATAATATACCCACCGATTTTCATAATAGGTCCACTGTATTTACGGATAGCACCAATTTTGGTTACAAAAAATGACAAGGTGAAAAACGGAATGGCAAATCCTAGAACGTATGCGATCATATAATACATTCCAGAACCTGGATTGGTTCCAGCTAAGCCAATAATCGCACCAATAATTGGCCCTGAACAAGGTGTCCACCCTGCCGCAAAGGCAAGTCCAATTAACATTGTCCCTAAATAGCCACTTGGTCTATTTTTAAATTGAAGTTTACGATCTTTCATTAGAAACTCAGGCGTAAATAATCCGATAATCATAAGTCCAAAGATAACAATAAAAATTGCACCGATTTGTCTTAATATGACAATATTTTCTTGGAAAAACGTACCAAGGAACGTGGACCCGAATCCCATTGCGATAAAAATAAGTGAAAAACCTATTAAAAAGAAAAGGGTATGTAACATACCTCTCCTTGTCATTCGCTTGGAGTCGGATTGTAAATCATCGATTGACATACCTGTTATGTATGAAAGAAACGCCGGATATAACGGCAATGTACACGGTGAAATGAAGCTTAAAAAACCAGCTCCAAATGCAAAAAACATATTTAAGTCAGTTCCCATCAATTCGTCTCCTTTACTACAATACTTCTTTCATCGTATCAAAAGAATCTCCATATTACGCTTAATTTGACTGTGAAAGGTTTGTGAACAATCATAAAAAGCGGAAAGCACCGATTAGATGCGACAGGCATAAGACGAGTCGACGCAGTGGCGGTTTTTGCCACGTAGTCGAATTGACTTATGACCCGAGCATCTGGTGCTTGCAGCTGGATTGAATAAAAAGCGGAAAGCGACGGGTAGACGCGACAGGCATAAGACAAATTGACGCAGTGGCGTTCTTTGCCACGTAGTCGAGTTGGCTTATGACCCGAGCGTCTGTCGCTTGTAGCTGGATTGAATAAAAAGCGGAAAGCGATGGGTAGTCGCGACAGGCGTTTAAACCTTCTCCTGCCAAAATAGCTTGCTAACTATTCCGTTCGTTTTATACAAACATTTAATTTAAAAGTATGTTTTTTAAAATAACAGACAAAATATAATTGATACAATGTAAAAGTCTGAGTCAAATAGGTGAAGTTATGAAGAAAATCATACTATTTAAGTGTATTTTGTTTTGTATAATGTATTTTAATATTAAAGACGAATCAACGGATCTTCCCTATCTAGAACCTAGATGCCCCGCTACCGATGCGTTAATCCAAACAACAAGTAAGGATAAAGCGGAACTTTTACGAAAACTAAATGAATTAGTCCAGGACGCCTATCCATATGATATATACAGTGAATGGGAAGTACAGGAAGCGATACCTTTACGCTCATTGATTGGAGTCCCATACGATGAGGCCTATTTTATGATGGCTCAAAGGCTATGCAATAAAAGGGTGGCCGATAACTCTTGGTTAATTAAAGTTCAATTTCCCAAGCTATTACCGTCTGCAAGCGCATCCGCAGGGATTATGTTTGTGACTAAAGATAAACAGAATGGTTGGTATGTTTGGTATACGTATCGATAAAGTGAAAAAGAAAATCACTCTTTTATAAAATGAGTGATTTTCTTATAAACTAGGAGTTAAGTAAATAATTACCCCGCATTCTCCGCTGAGCTGTTTTGTAACTCATACATCATATAATAGAGACCTTTTTGCGCTAGCAACTCTTGGTGCGTGCCGCGTTCAACAATTTCACCTTTATGTAAAACTAAGATGAGTTCAGCATCTTGAATTGTACTTAATCGGTGAGCAATGGCAATCGTCGTTCGTCCTTTACGCATTTTTTCTAGACTCGCTTGAATTGCAATTTCTGTTTCCGTATCAATATTTGCGGTCGCTTCATCTAAAACAAGTATTTTTGGATTCGTTGCCATCGTTCGCGCAAAGGCGATTAATTGGCGTTGACCACTTGAAAATGTTGCACCGCGCTCTGTTACTCTTTGCGAATATTTATCTGGCAGTTTTTCAATGAATTCATTCGCACTTACAAATTCCGCTGCCCCTCTAACTTTTTCTTCCGGCATTTCTTGATTATGCAAACGTATATTACTAGCAATATCCCCATAAAACATAAAAGGATCCTGTAGGACGAGGCCCATTTTTTCACGTAATTCGTCTGGTGGATATTCTTTTAGTGAAACGCCGTCAACTAAAATTTCTCCTCGCTCGAATTCGTAAAAGCGCATGAGCAAATTAATAATTGAACTTTTCCCACTCCCTGTATGCCCAACGAGTGCCACAGTTTCTCCCGCGTTTGCCGTAAAGGAAATGTTTTTTAAGATATCCGTTTGTCCATCATACGAGAATGACACGTTACGAAACTCAATTTTCCCTTCGCCTACTTTTATATTTTGAACTACTTTTTGCTCAGGTTCCATATTTGTGTCATCCATTAACTTAAAGACACGAGATGCGGATACGAGCGCTTGTTGGAAAATCGATAGACGTTGCATCACTTGTTGAACAGGTTGGAATAAACGTCCGAGTAAAGTTGTAAACGCATAAAGAACTCCTACTTCCACCGACGTTTCTAATGAAAGAAACCCAAAATATCCTAGCGTAAAAATAATGGCACCTGTATAAAGCAACTCGATTGCCGGACTTAGTAAAATGCCGTCAAATTTTATGTTACGCATACCTGCCCTATAGTGCTTTTCATTAATATCATCAAACTCAAGTTCGAGTCTTTCTTCTTGCCTAAATGCTTGTATCATCCCCATACCAGACAGGGATTCAGCAATTTTGGCGTTTAATTGACTCAGTCTCTCACGAATATCTTGATAAAAATCCGCACTGTAATGTCTGTATACCGAGACAATTAGTAAAAACAATGGCAGAAGCAATAATGAAATGAAGGTTAATTTCACATCTAATGAAAATAAGGCAATATAAACACCGATCAATACAAAGATTGCCTGTAGAAATGTCACGATAACACTTACAAACATATCTTTAATTGATTCCGTATCGTTTGTCACCCGTGATACGATACTGCCTACTGGTGTTTGATCAAAATAAGTCATGCCAAGACCTTGCACTTTAGAAAATACGTCAATTCTCATTTGTTGAATTATTTTCAAAGCAATATCTTGAAAGCGAATTAACTGAAAGTAAGAAACGATGACGATGAATAATTGGATACCAATGTAGGTCGCGGCAATAACCATGACTTCTTGTTTTGGAAAATTCATCGGTATCAAATTATTGTCTATAAATCTTTGAATAATTAAAGGACCAATAATTGTACCCGTAATCGTTAATGTGAGTAAGATGAGTGCAATGGCAATACTACCTTTATGAGGGGTTGTATAACGCAATAATCGTTTTAAGACAACCCACTGATCATTTGCTGTTAATTTAGGTTGTTTTTCTGAGTTCATTGGCCCTCACCTCCCCGTTCGACCATGACCTCGAGTTGTTGCAAGTCGTACATCTCTTTATATCTACCATCCATGGCTAGTAACTCTTCATGAGTGCCAGCTTCCGCTATCGTACCTTCATGCATGACAATAATTTTATGCGCATGTTGAATTGCACTTAACCGGTGTGACGTTATAATTGTTGTTTCATCTGTACGTGCTTGTTTTAATGCTTCCAAAATGGCTTCCTCTGTTCTTGCGTCTACCGCCGATAGTGAGTCATCTAGGATTAATAATTCCGGATTCATAATTAAAGCACGTGCAATGGACACTCTTTGCTGCTGACCGCCTGATAATGAAACGCCTCGTTCTCCAACGATGGTGTCGTATCCTTCCGTAAAACTAAGAATATCTTGATGGATTTGCGCAAGTTCAGCAGCTTCATAAATTTTTTCTTTCGCAATTTTGGGATTCGTAAAAGCTATATTTTCCGCAATCGTTGTTGAAAATAGGAAATGATCTTGTGGCACATAACCGATAGACGCCCGTAAACTTTGTTGTTTATATTGATGAATGGAATGTCCGCCGTACTGAATACTCCCTTTATATCCTTCAAATTCACGAAGCAATAACTTTAAGATGGCTGTCTTCCCAGACCCTGTTCTGCCCACAATGCCTAACGTTTCGCCTTTCTTCAAAGTGAAATGAACATTCCGGAGGGCAAGCGCCTCATCTCCAGGGAATTTGAATTCTTCCACATTGAACTCCAAATCACCTTTTGGTCGTTCAGAAATCGCACCTGGT
This window of the Sporosarcina pasteurii genome carries:
- a CDS encoding ABC transporter ATP-binding protein — translated: MNSEKQPKLTANDQWVVLKRLLRYTTPHKGSIAIALILLTLTITGTIIGPLIIQRFIDNNLIPMNFPKQEVMVIAATYIGIQLFIVIVSYFQLIRFQDIALKIIQQMRIDVFSKVQGLGMTYFDQTPVGSIVSRVTNDTESIKDMFVSVIVTFLQAIFVLIGVYIALFSLDVKLTFISLLLLPLFLLIVSVYRHYSADFYQDIRERLSQLNAKIAESLSGMGMIQAFRQEERLELEFDDINEKHYRAGMRNIKFDGILLSPAIELLYTGAIIFTLGYFGFLSLETSVEVGVLYAFTTLLGRLFQPVQQVMQRLSIFQQALVSASRVFKLMDDTNMEPEQKVVQNIKVGEGKIEFRNVSFSYDGQTDILKNISFTANAGETVALVGHTGSGKSSIINLLMRFYEFERGEILVDGVSLKEYPPDELREKMGLVLQDPFMFYGDIASNIRLHNQEMPEEKVRGAAEFVSANEFIEKLPDKYSQRVTERGATFSSGQRQLIAFARTMATNPKILVLDEATANIDTETEIAIQASLEKMRKGRTTIAIAHRLSTIQDAELILVLHKGEIVERGTHQELLAQKGLYYMMYELQNSSAENAG
- a CDS encoding DUF2621 family protein, with translation MLDGWFLWFILFWVVVLVGLFAIGGFFMFRKFLKLFPKEDGKSIIDWEEYYVNESLHLWDDQAKALLEELCSPVPELFRPVAKQKIGAKIGQLALEEKLDKVDLDVIIRGYIIATPKRDHRFLRKKLAEMEIDVEPYEEFFLLSAK
- a CDS encoding SCO family protein, encoding MRNIFKVPLVLIFALFLSACSSNGFKADYKLKIEPFTFTNQHHEEVSLEDLKGEVWLGQFVFTNCATVCGPMMVNMTKLQDELIKENVEDYKIVSFTVDPAVDSPEVLQQYLDIFEPADESKWEMLTGYRQDEIAEIAKKSFATIVAPDPNSNQVTHGVNFYLVNRDGNVVKMYNGSMDVQYEDIVKDMKALIKQGT
- a CDS encoding CcdC family protein, translated to MALFMGILAIIVRSKSAKQPVSVKKIILPPVFMSTGALMFIFEEFRVAPLQIIEALIVGVLFSLILIKTTNFEVREEEVFIKKSKAFAFILFGLLLIRLIGKLVLSNTVDIGELGGMFWILAFGMIVPWRISMLINFKKIENTLQFKEELS
- a CDS encoding cytochrome c biogenesis CcdA family protein; the encoded protein is MGTDLNMFFAFGAGFLSFISPCTLPLYPAFLSYITGMSIDDLQSDSKRMTRRGMLHTLFFLIGFSLIFIAMGFGSTFLGTFFQENIVILRQIGAIFIVIFGLMIIGLFTPEFLMKDRKLQFKNRPSGYLGTMLIGLAFAAGWTPCSGPIIGAIIGLAGTNPGSGMYYMIAYVLGFAIPFFTLSFFVTKIGAIRKYSGPIMKIGGYIMIAFGILLFFDGMTYIINWLSPFFGDFQGF
- a CDS encoding thioredoxin family protein, with the translated sequence MEFIQSYEEWQLKINEHESVLLFVKTNNCSVCDGLLPQVEALEENNSLPFYMLNVSEVPEMAGQLSLFTAPVVLLYHQGKEYARFARFVRMKDLQYRLQELIGGSEHRD